CCGGGTTAAGCTCCATTCCAGGAGCGGGTGCAGAAATATTAAGCGATAGGGTGCGCGATGTCATTGCTCCTAAAAAATTGAGCAGTGATCGGTGGATTGAAGTGCATAGAATGGCGCATCTTTGCGGGATTAAAAGCACGGCTACCATGATGTTTGGAAGCGTGGATAATGAAGAAGATGTAATAGAGCATTTACAAAGAGTGCGCGATTTGCAAGATGAAACCGGCGGCTTTAGGGCTTTTATTTTATGGAGCTTTCAGCCCAACAACACCCCTTTAAAAGAAGAAATCCCTAGCATTAAAAAAGCGAGTTCCAATCGGTATTTACGCTATTTGGCATGCAGTAGGATTTTTTTGGATAACATTCAAAACATCCAAAGCTCATGGGTTACTCAAGGCTCTATGATAGGGCAGTTAGCCTTATTGTTTGGAGCGAATGATTTAGGGAGTGTGATGATGGAAGAAAATGTAGTGAAAGCGGCCGGAACGAGTTTTTGCATGAATGAAGCGGAAATGATAGAGCTTATTGAAGACATTGGGAGCGTGGCGGCTAAACGAAACACCGCCTATGAAATCTTAAAGCGTTATCCGGCTAAAGCAAAGGTATAAAGAGCATGAAAAAATTTTTAATCACTTTATTATTAGGAGTTTTTATGGGGTTACAAGCGAGCGCTTTGACACACCAAGAAATCAATCAAGCTAAAGTCCCTGTGATTTATGAAGAAAACCATTTATTGCCTATGGGGTTTATCCATTTAGCTTTTAGAGGGGGTGGGAGCTTAAGCGATAAAAACCAGTTGGGTTTGGCGAAATTATTCGCGCAAGTTTTAAACGAAGGCACTAAGGAGCTTGGTGCGGTGGGGTTTGCGCAACTTTTAGAGCAAAAAGCGATCAGTTTGAATGTGGATACCAGCGCAGAAGATTTGCAAATCACTTTAGAATTTTTAAAAGAATACGAAGATGAAGCCATCATGCGCTTAAAAGAGCTTTTAAAATCCCCTAATTTCACGCAAAACGCTTTAGAAAAAGTCAAAACCCAAATGTTAGCCGCGCTTTTACAAAAAGAAAGCGATTTTGATTATTTGGCTAAACTGACTTTAAAACAAGAACTTTTTGCTAACACCCCTTTAGCTAACGCAGCTTTAGGCACTAAAGAGAGTCTCCAAAAAATCAAGCTAGAGGATTTGAAACAGCAATTTTCTAAGGTCTTTGAACTCAATAAGCTCGTGGTGGTGCTTGGGGGCGATTTGAAAATCGATCAAACCCTTAAGCGTTTAGATAACGCTCTTAATTTCTTGCCGCAAGGTAAAGCGTATGAAGAGCCTTATTTTGAAACGAACGATAAAAAAAGCGAAAAAGTCCTCTATAAAGACACTGAGCAGGCTTTCGTGTATTTTGGCGCGCCCTTTAAAATCAAGGATTTAAAACAGGATTTAGCGAAATCTAAAGTCATGATGTTTGTGCTTGGGGGAGGGTTTGGCTCTCGTTTAATGGAAAAAATCAGGGTTCAAGAGGGCTTGGCTTATAGCGTGTATATCCGCTCCAATTTTTCTAAAGTGGCGCATTTTGCTAGCGGGTATTTGCAAACCAAGCTCAGCACTCAAGCTAAAAGCGTTGCATTAGTTAAAAAAATAGTCAAAGAATTTATAGAAAAAGGCATGACGCAACAAGAATTAGACGACGCTAAAAAGTTTTTACTAGGCTCTGAGCCTTTAAGGAATGAAACGATCTCTAGCCGCTTGAACACCACTTACAATTATTTTTATTTAGGTTTGCCTTTAAATTTCAACCAAACGCTCTTGGATCAAATCCAAAAAATGAGTTTGAAAGAAATCAATGATTTCATTAAAGCGCACACCGAAATCAATGATTTGACTTTTGCCATTGTGAGCAATAAAAAGAGCAAGGACAAATAATGCCATTTGAAGCTGTAATCGGGCTAGAAGTCCATGTCCAACTCAACACCAAAACCAAAATCTTTTGCTCTTGCTCTACAAGCTTTGGGGAAACCCCTAATTCTAACACCTGCCCTGTGTGTTTGGGCTTACCGGGAGCTTTGCCGGTATTGAATAAAGAAGTGGTTAAAAAAGCCATCCAGTTAGGTACAGCCATTGAAGCCAATATCAACCAAAACTCCATTTTTGCGAGGAAAAATTACTTTTACCCTGATTTGCCTAAGGCTTATCAGATTTCGCAGTTTGAAGTCCCTATTGTGAGCGACGGGAAATTAGAGATTGACACCAAAGAGGGCGCAAAAATCGTGCGTATTGAAAGAGCCCACATGGAAGAAGACGCCGGTAAAAATATCCATGAGGGCAGTTATTCTTTGGTGGATTTGAATCGCGCTTGCACCCCTTTATTAGAAATTGTCAGCAAGCCGGACATGCAAAATAGTGAAGAAGCCATAGCGTATTTGAAAAAGCTCCATGCTATCGTGCGTTTTATAGGGATTTCTGATGCGAACATGCAAGAGGGGAATTTCAGGTGCGATGCGAACGTATCCATAAGGCCTAAAGGCGATGAAAAGCTTTACACGAGGGTGGAGATTAAAAATTTAAATAGCTTTAGATTCATCGCTAAAGCGATTGAATACGAAATAGAGCGCCAAAGCGCGGCGTGGGAAAGCGGGCGTTATAATGAAGAGGTAGTTCAAGAAACGCGCCTTTTTGACACCGCCAAAGGGATCACCCTTTCTATGCGCAATAAAGAAGAGTCAGCGGATTACCGCTATTTTAAAGATCCGGATTTGTATCCTGTTTTTATTGATGAGAAACTTTTAAAAGAAGCTCAAAAGATCAATGAATTGCCCAGCGCGAAAAAAATCCGCTATGTGAGGGATTTTAACCTTAAAGAAGACGATGCGAATTTATTGGTGAGCGATCCTTTATTGGCGGAGTATTTTGAAAGCATGCTCAATCTTGGGGTTAAGGCTAAAACGAGCGTGACATGGCTTTGCGTGGAATTATTAGGGCGCTTGAAGGCTGAAATCACTTTAGAAAATTGTGGGATTAGCGCTCATGCGCTAGGCGCTTTAGCCAAACGCATTGATGAGGGCAAGATTTCGGGTAAGAGCGCTAAAGATGTGTTAGACAGGCTTTTAGAAGAGCAAGGGGGCGATGTGGATGCGCTCATTGAACAAATGGGCTTGTCTCAAGTCAATGACACGGAAGCGATTGTTAAAGTTATAGAAGAAGTGTTAAAAAACAACGCCGACAAGGTGCTTGAATACAAAAGCGGTAAGGACAAGCTTTTTGGGTTTTTTGTAGGGCAAGCGATGAAGAATCTAAAAGGGGCTAATCCTAGCGTGGTGAATGCTATTTTGAAAGAGAAATTGGGTTGATGAGGAAAATTTTTTCTTATATTTCTAAGGTTCTATTATTTATTGGGGTGGTTTATGCAGAGCCTGATTCTAAAGTGGAAGCCTTAGAAGGGAGGAAGCAAGAGTCTTCTTTGGATAAAAAAATCCGCCAAGAATTAAAGAATAAGGATTTGAAGAATAAAGAAGAAAAGAAAAACACCGAAGAAAAGAAAGAAACAAAAGCCAAGAGAAAACCCAGAGCAGAAGTCCATCATGGGGACGCCAAAAATCCTACTCAAAAAATAACGCCTCCTAAAATCAAAGGGAGCGCTAAAGGAGTTCAAAATCAAGGCATGCAAAATCAAGGCGTTCAAAGCAACGCGCCAAAACCTGAAAAAAAAGATACAACCCCTCAAGCTACTGAAAAAAATAAGGAAACAAGCCCTAGCTCTCAATTCAATTCCATTTTTGGTAATCCTAATGACGCTGCTAATAGCACCCTTGAAGATAAGGTCGTAGGGGGCATTTCTTTGCTTGTTAATGGTTCGCCTATCACGCTGTATCAAATCCAAGAAGAGCAAAAAAAATCCAAAGTGAGCAAAGCTCAAGCCAGGGATCGTTTGATCGCTGAACGCATTAAAAACCAAGAAATTGAACGCTTAAAAATCCATGTAGATGACGACAAGCTAGACCAAGAAATGGCGATGATGGCGCAACAACAAGGCATGGATTTAGACCATTTCAAACAAATGCTTATGGCTGAGGGGCATTATAAACTCTATAGAGATCAGCTTAAGGAGCATTTAGAAATGCAAGAATTGTTGCGTAATATCTTACTCACGAATGTGGATACCAGCTCTGAAACTAAAATGCGCGAATATTACAACAAGCACAAGGAGCAATTCAGTATCCCCACTGAAATAGAAACCGTGCGCTACACTTCAACGAGTCAAGAAGATTTAGAAAGGGCTATGGCAGACCCTAATTTGGAAATTCCAGGGGTGAGTAAGGCTAATGAAAAAATAGAGATGAAAGCCTTAAACCCTCAAATCGCTCAAGTCTTTATTTCACATGAGCAAGGCTCTTTTACGCCCGTTATGAATGGGGGTGGGGGGCAGTTTATCACCTTTTATATCAAGGAAAAAAAAGGTAAAAATGAAGTGAGTTTCAGCCAGGCCAAGCAATTCATCGCCCAAAAATTAGTGGAAGAATCTAAAGATAAGATTTTAGAAGAGCATTTTGAAAAATTGCGCGTTAAGTCTAGGATTGTGATGATTAGAGAGTGATTTTTAGATTGTGCAACATTTCAATTTTCTCTATAAAGATTCTTTATTTTCTATC
This is a stretch of genomic DNA from Helicobacter pylori. It encodes these proteins:
- a CDS encoding insulinase family protein, producing MKKFLITLLLGVFMGLQASALTHQEINQAKVPVIYEENHLLPMGFIHLAFRGGGSLSDKNQLGLAKLFAQVLNEGTKELGAVGFAQLLEQKAISLNVDTSAEDLQITLEFLKEYEDEAIMRLKELLKSPNFTQNALEKVKTQMLAALLQKESDFDYLAKLTLKQELFANTPLANAALGTKESLQKIKLEDLKQQFSKVFELNKLVVVLGGDLKIDQTLKRLDNALNFLPQGKAYEEPYFETNDKKSEKVLYKDTEQAFVYFGAPFKIKDLKQDLAKSKVMMFVLGGGFGSRLMEKIRVQEGLAYSVYIRSNFSKVAHFASGYLQTKLSTQAKSVALVKKIVKEFIEKGMTQQELDDAKKFLLGSEPLRNETISSRLNTTYNYFYLGLPLNFNQTLLDQIQKMSLKEINDFIKAHTEINDLTFAIVSNKKSKDK
- a CDS encoding dehypoxanthine futalosine cyclase; protein product: MAKNVKGCALTLIWTITRNILNFLWEQGFKMRINREEILDLMKNAPLKELGQRALRVKQRLHPENLTTFIVDRNINYTNICFVDCKFCAFKRTLKEKDAYVLSYEEIDQKIEELLAIGGTQILFQGGVHPQLKIDYYENLVSHIAQKFPTITIHGFSAVEIDYISKISKLSLKEVLERLKNAGLSSIPGAGAEILSDRVRDVIAPKKLSSDRWIEVHRMAHLCGIKSTATMMFGSVDNEEDVIEHLQRVRDLQDETGGFRAFILWSFQPNNTPLKEEIPSIKKASSNRYLRYLACSRIFLDNIQNIQSSWVTQGSMIGQLALLFGANDLGSVMMEENVVKAAGTSFCMNEAEMIELIEDIGSVAAKRNTAYEILKRYPAKAKV
- a CDS encoding SurA protein codes for the protein MRKIFSYISKVLLFIGVVYAEPDSKVEALEGRKQESSLDKKIRQELKNKDLKNKEEKKNTEEKKETKAKRKPRAEVHHGDAKNPTQKITPPKIKGSAKGVQNQGMQNQGVQSNAPKPEKKDTTPQATEKNKETSPSSQFNSIFGNPNDAANSTLEDKVVGGISLLVNGSPITLYQIQEEQKKSKVSKAQARDRLIAERIKNQEIERLKIHVDDDKLDQEMAMMAQQQGMDLDHFKQMLMAEGHYKLYRDQLKEHLEMQELLRNILLTNVDTSSETKMREYYNKHKEQFSIPTEIETVRYTSTSQEDLERAMADPNLEIPGVSKANEKIEMKALNPQIAQVFISHEQGSFTPVMNGGGGQFITFYIKEKKGKNEVSFSQAKQFIAQKLVEESKDKILEEHFEKLRVKSRIVMIRE
- the gatB gene encoding Asp-tRNA(Asn)/Glu-tRNA(Gln) amidotransferase subunit GatB, encoding MMPFEAVIGLEVHVQLNTKTKIFCSCSTSFGETPNSNTCPVCLGLPGALPVLNKEVVKKAIQLGTAIEANINQNSIFARKNYFYPDLPKAYQISQFEVPIVSDGKLEIDTKEGAKIVRIERAHMEEDAGKNIHEGSYSLVDLNRACTPLLEIVSKPDMQNSEEAIAYLKKLHAIVRFIGISDANMQEGNFRCDANVSIRPKGDEKLYTRVEIKNLNSFRFIAKAIEYEIERQSAAWESGRYNEEVVQETRLFDTAKGITLSMRNKEESADYRYFKDPDLYPVFIDEKLLKEAQKINELPSAKKIRYVRDFNLKEDDANLLVSDPLLAEYFESMLNLGVKAKTSVTWLCVELLGRLKAEITLENCGISAHALGALAKRIDEGKISGKSAKDVLDRLLEEQGGDVDALIEQMGLSQVNDTEAIVKVIEEVLKNNADKVLEYKSGKDKLFGFFVGQAMKNLKGANPSVVNAILKEKLG